In Leisingera sp. NJS204, the DNA window ATTCACGTTCGGATGGGATGAAGCCGCCGTCCATGCGCTCTTTCTGCAGCCGCAGCATCATCACCACATCAACGTCCTTAAGGCCTTCGCGCATGTCGTCATAGATCTCGGCGCCGAATTCGGCGAACTGGCCGGGCACCAGCGTCGGCGGACCAATGAGGCGGATGCGGTTTTCCATTTTGCCCAGCAAGATCAGGTTGGAGCGGGCCACGCGGGAATGGGCAATGTCGCCGCAGATCGCGATGTTCAGCCGGTGCAGCCGGCCTTTGGAGCGGCGGATAGTGAGCGCGTCCAGCAGCGCCTGGGTTGGATGCTCGTGCTTGCCGTCGCCGGCATTCAGCACCGCGCAGTTCACCTTCTGCGCCAAGAGATCCACCGCGCCGGAATGCGGATGCCGCACCACCAGAAGGTCCGGGTGCATCGCATTCAGCGTCATCGCGGTGTCGATCAGGGTCTCGCCCTTTTTGATCGAGGAGGCCTGCATCGCCATATTCATGACATCAGCGCCAAGCCGCTTGCCTGCCAGCTCGAAACTCGCTTGGGTACGGGTGGAATTCTCGAAGAACATGTTGATCTGAGTAAGCCCCGCCAGCACATCGGAATGCTTCTCGGGCCGGCGGTTCAGGGCAACATATTCATCGGC includes these proteins:
- a CDS encoding aspartate carbamoyltransferase catalytic subunit; the encoded protein is MSFEHRHLLGIEPLTPHEITAILDLADEYVALNRRPEKHSDVLAGLTQINMFFENSTRTQASFELAGKRLGADVMNMAMQASSIKKGETLIDTAMTLNAMHPDLLVVRHPHSGAVDLLAQKVNCAVLNAGDGKHEHPTQALLDALTIRRSKGRLHRLNIAICGDIAHSRVARSNLILLGKMENRIRLIGPPTLVPGQFAEFGAEIYDDMREGLKDVDVVMMLRLQKERMDGGFIPSEREYYHRYGLDADKLSQAKPDAIIMHPGPMNRGVEIDGTLADDINRSVIQEQVEMGVAVRMAAMDLLARNLRAERQAKAG